Proteins from one Polynucleobacter wuianus genomic window:
- a CDS encoding TRAP transporter large permease — MSIMTLGLLFAAVTLLIMFSGMPISFALGSVAVVFMVFFMPTSSLDTVTQNVYEEMASITLLSIPLFILKGAAIGRSRAGQDLYEALHVWLGKVPGGLGVANVLACALFAAMAGSSPATCSAIGSAGIPEMRKRGYSPGLAAGIIAAGGTLGILLPPSITMILYSVAAEQSLGRLFLAGIGPGLMLVLFFSIYTVYRFRKEYNLALHAVEKGAPSQPILERHTYTMQQKMSSLPRVLPFLVLLIGVMVALYGGYATPSETAGLGAILAFVLIAGIYKMWRIKDLSPLLNATIKESTMLMFIIGMSLLFSNVMSHLHLSQSAAQAIVDLGLGRWGLLAAILVLVIILGFFLPPVSIILMTAPIFLPPLRAAGFDLVWFGVVMTIVMETGLIHPPVGLNIFVIKNIAPDISLNEIIYGVLPFVVIMILSVVLLCFAPEIATGLSDLVMGPAKVH; from the coding sequence ATGTCAATAATGACGCTAGGATTGTTATTTGCAGCAGTAACACTGCTGATTATGTTTTCAGGAATGCCAATTTCATTTGCTCTGGGCTCAGTCGCAGTGGTATTCATGGTGTTTTTCATGCCAACTTCTTCATTGGATACTGTTACACAAAACGTATACGAAGAAATGGCGAGTATTACCTTGCTATCGATCCCTCTTTTTATCTTAAAAGGGGCGGCGATTGGTCGTTCACGTGCTGGTCAGGATTTGTATGAAGCATTGCATGTATGGTTAGGTAAGGTTCCTGGTGGACTTGGTGTTGCTAACGTATTGGCTTGTGCATTGTTTGCTGCTATGGCAGGCTCTAGCCCTGCAACCTGCTCTGCAATTGGTAGTGCTGGTATCCCAGAAATGCGTAAGCGTGGTTATTCGCCTGGTTTGGCGGCAGGCATTATTGCTGCTGGTGGAACGCTCGGTATTTTGTTGCCACCATCTATTACGATGATTTTGTATTCAGTAGCTGCCGAGCAGTCATTGGGTCGATTATTCCTCGCTGGCATTGGCCCAGGCCTCATGTTGGTTTTATTCTTTTCTATTTATACGGTGTATCGCTTCCGCAAAGAATACAACTTAGCATTGCATGCTGTAGAAAAGGGTGCGCCTAGCCAACCGATCCTCGAGCGACATACCTACACAATGCAGCAGAAGATGAGCTCATTGCCACGGGTATTGCCATTCTTAGTGTTGTTGATTGGTGTGATGGTGGCTCTTTATGGTGGCTATGCAACACCATCCGAAACCGCTGGTCTTGGTGCAATCTTGGCATTTGTATTGATCGCTGGCATCTATAAGATGTGGCGTATCAAAGATTTATCACCTTTGCTCAATGCGACGATTAAAGAATCAACCATGTTGATGTTCATTATTGGTATGTCTTTATTGTTTTCTAACGTGATGAGTCATCTGCATCTGAGCCAGTCAGCAGCACAAGCGATCGTGGATTTAGGTCTCGGTAGATGGGGACTATTAGCTGCAATCTTGGTTCTCGTGATCATCCTTGGTTTCTTCTTGCCGCCTGTATCCATTATTTTGATGACTGCACCAATCTTCTTGCCGCCATTACGTGCCGCAGGCTTTGACTTGGTATGGTTTGGCGTGGTGATGACGATTGTGATGGAAACTGGATTGATTCACCCTCCGGTGGGCTTGAATATCTTTGTGATTAAGAATATTGCTCCGGATATTTCCTTGAATGAAATTATCTATGGCGTACTCCCATTCGTTGTGATCATGATTCTCTCTGTGGTGTTGCTCTGCTTCGCACCGGAAATTGCTACAGGATTATCTGACCTAGTAATGGGTCCAGCGAAAGTACATTGA
- a CDS encoding TRAP transporter small permease, whose translation MTQLLQATDRLMSGINKLMVFLGSLALVAASVILSYSVASRAFFGATTDWQDEAAVFCLVGATFLCGAYVQQIRGHVGISAVSTMLPKSVNQLRILLIDIASCAFCAFFAWKSWTLFHEAWVDGQVTSSSWAPPLWIPYSMMSIGMTLLAFQILLQAFGDVVNPGKGE comes from the coding sequence ATGACTCAATTATTACAAGCGACCGACCGCTTAATGTCGGGAATCAATAAGCTGATGGTGTTCTTGGGTTCCTTGGCTCTAGTCGCCGCTTCAGTGATTTTGAGCTATAGCGTTGCTTCTCGTGCGTTCTTTGGCGCAACGACAGATTGGCAAGATGAGGCTGCAGTATTTTGCTTAGTAGGTGCAACATTTTTGTGTGGCGCCTACGTTCAGCAAATTCGTGGTCACGTTGGTATCTCTGCTGTTTCTACAATGTTGCCTAAGTCGGTTAATCAACTCAGGATTTTGTTGATTGATATCGCCTCATGTGCTTTCTGCGCATTCTTTGCATGGAAGTCATGGACCTTGTTTCATGAAGCGTGGGTAGATGGTCAAGTGACCTCGTCTTCATGGGCACCACCATTGTGGATTCCCTATAGCATGATGTCTATTGGTATGACTTTATTGGCATTTCAGATTTTGCTCCAAGCGTTTGGAGATGTTGTTAATCCAGGCAAAGGGGAATAA
- the dctP gene encoding TRAP transporter substrate-binding protein DctP, with product MSNEFNSGSGTSKPNVLRRQLLAGSAALPLAGVMGYSPLASAQGATKTLNISHQFPGGTIQAGDFRDRLCRKFAESVEARTKGALKFQIYPGSSLMKTNAQFSAMRKGALDISLFPMPYAGGEVPEVNIGLMPALVTSYEQAAKWKTAEVGRMLTKTLDDKGIVILSWVWQAGGVASRSKPIVLPEDVKGMKIRGGSREFDLMLKAAGASVISLPSNEIYAAMQTGAMDAAYTSSTSFMSFKLEELAKAFTSARQKSYWFMLEPLMMSKQIFEALPKDQRDALMAAGAEMEKFGLEQAKDDDKTAALAYARAGSKVTDIDAAIVDKWRVIARDSAWKDYAEKSESCAALLKAAEKVT from the coding sequence ATGAGTAATGAATTCAATTCAGGATCGGGCACATCCAAGCCAAACGTATTGCGTCGTCAATTGTTAGCGGGATCAGCAGCATTGCCTTTAGCGGGTGTTATGGGCTACAGCCCCCTTGCCAGCGCACAAGGCGCTACTAAAACGCTCAATATTTCTCATCAGTTTCCTGGTGGCACTATTCAAGCGGGCGATTTCCGTGACCGTCTTTGCAGAAAGTTTGCTGAGTCAGTTGAAGCGCGCACAAAAGGCGCTTTGAAATTCCAGATTTATCCTGGTTCATCACTTATGAAAACCAATGCGCAGTTCAGTGCAATGCGTAAGGGTGCCTTAGACATTTCTTTATTTCCAATGCCATACGCTGGTGGTGAAGTACCTGAAGTGAATATTGGTTTGATGCCGGCTTTGGTGACGAGCTATGAACAGGCTGCTAAATGGAAAACTGCTGAAGTAGGGCGTATGTTGACAAAAACCTTGGATGACAAGGGTATTGTGATTCTCAGTTGGGTATGGCAGGCCGGTGGCGTAGCTAGCAGAAGCAAGCCTATTGTGTTGCCTGAAGACGTTAAGGGCATGAAGATTCGTGGTGGTAGCCGTGAATTTGACTTGATGCTCAAAGCAGCTGGTGCTTCAGTAATTTCATTACCGTCTAATGAAATCTACGCAGCAATGCAAACGGGTGCCATGGATGCAGCTTACACATCATCTACAAGCTTCATGTCTTTTAAATTAGAAGAGTTGGCCAAAGCTTTTACAAGTGCTCGTCAAAAATCTTATTGGTTCATGCTTGAGCCTTTGATGATGTCTAAGCAAATTTTTGAGGCCCTACCAAAAGATCAGCGCGATGCCTTGATGGCAGCTGGTGCTGAAATGGAAAAATTTGGCTTAGAGCAGGCTAAGGACGATGACAAGACTGCAGCTCTTGCCTATGCTCGAGCAGGCAGCAAGGTAACTGATATTGATGCGGCAATTGTGGATAAGTGGAGAGTAATCGCACGCGATAGCGCATGGAAAGACTATGCCGAGAAGAGCGAGAGCTGTGCAGCCTTATTAAAAGCAGCAGAAAAAGTGACCTAA
- a CDS encoding malonyl-CoA decarboxylase domain-containing protein yields the protein MLEKLAKARYFSRVTGAVNRLISERGESNAVSMADDVINNYRKLTKDQHLKFFTFLFEKLNPDPAAVMTAAQNFSAEASARNYIKLQRVTEPPRQELFRRLNRATNGTAALVGMRRDLLQLLEKQPELTAVDFDLRHLLSSWFNPGFLKMHRVDWKSPAEVLEKLIQHEAVHAIDGWDDLRRRLQPDRRCFAFFHPQLPNEPLIFVEVALLPEIPSVITPLVDKKAETVHQTSQYKVAAFYSISNCEPGLRGVSMGNFLIKRVAEQLHAEFPGLKTFVTLSPIPGFIDWVATGADIGGEKTGVQLKPAIRTAREQALETMGLANRSWTERLSAGWHPDNATEKEKSALLCLASIYLGLGSAGRSGNPVAKFHLGNGAKLHQINWAGDLSRKGLRQSASLMVNYLYDLSAVEENHERFTQGEIDYSRAVGRLMQP from the coding sequence ATGCTTGAAAAGTTAGCAAAAGCCCGATACTTCTCGCGCGTCACAGGCGCAGTAAACCGCCTGATTTCTGAGCGGGGTGAGTCCAATGCCGTCAGCATGGCTGATGATGTGATTAATAACTATCGTAAGCTAACTAAAGACCAGCATTTAAAGTTTTTCACTTTCTTATTTGAAAAGCTCAATCCAGATCCAGCTGCAGTCATGACTGCAGCGCAAAATTTTTCTGCAGAAGCAAGCGCACGTAACTACATTAAATTACAACGCGTTACCGAACCTCCAAGACAAGAATTATTCCGTCGCTTGAATCGCGCCACTAATGGCACAGCTGCTTTAGTTGGTATGCGTCGTGACCTATTGCAATTATTAGAAAAGCAACCAGAGCTCACTGCAGTTGATTTTGATTTACGCCATCTACTTTCATCTTGGTTTAATCCGGGATTTTTGAAGATGCACCGAGTGGACTGGAAGTCTCCCGCTGAAGTGCTAGAGAAGCTCATACAGCATGAAGCAGTGCATGCGATTGATGGCTGGGACGATCTGCGTAGGCGCTTACAGCCTGATCGCCGTTGCTTTGCTTTCTTCCATCCGCAATTGCCAAATGAGCCTTTAATTTTCGTTGAGGTGGCTTTATTGCCCGAGATTCCATCGGTCATTACGCCCTTGGTTGACAAGAAGGCAGAGACCGTTCACCAAACTTCGCAATACAAAGTGGCAGCTTTTTACTCGATTAGTAACTGTGAGCCTGGCCTACGAGGTGTATCGATGGGCAACTTCTTAATTAAGCGTGTTGCTGAACAGTTGCATGCAGAATTCCCTGGCTTAAAAACCTTCGTAACCCTTTCCCCAATTCCCGGATTTATTGATTGGGTTGCTACAGGCGCCGATATTGGCGGTGAAAAAACTGGCGTGCAATTAAAGCCAGCAATTCGTACGGCTCGTGAACAGGCCTTAGAGACGATGGGTTTAGCTAACCGCTCATGGACTGAGCGATTAAGCGCTGGCTGGCATCCCGATAATGCAACTGAAAAAGAAAAATCTGCATTACTTTGCTTGGCTAGTATTTATCTTGGCTTAGGCTCTGCAGGTAGAAGTGGCAATCCAGTTGCAAAGTTCCATTTGGGTAATGGTGCCAAATTGCACCAAATTAACTGGGCCGGTGATTTATCACGCAAGGGTTTGCGTCAATCTGCATCCTTGATGGTTAATTATTTGTATGATCTCTCCGCTGTTGAGGAGAATCATGAGCGTTTTACACAGGGCGAAATCGATTATTCACGTGCAGTGGGTCGTTTAATGCAGCCCTAA
- a CDS encoding LysR substrate-binding domain-containing protein — protein sequence MLNDEVTLRKLEILCSFVRTGSLVKTADELKLSSVSIHKALHSLEVGIGCPLFIKEGRHLKALPPAIYLAEASVDLLDDVDRVLKKTRAKAGVESSQIRLGSMYSLTANIIPRIIMGTKIRRPDLDIDLYLGSNEDLMKKLTEGNIDAVVIAAPTNHSLEGIEMVPLFEDQLFFASSKNNKPIEGDIDLSKYESEKFLTLQDGFATTSGFYDAFHLAGFKPNVVMKVGDIFSLMNMVSGDMGRTLLPGRVRALMGDAIEFTPLLPKYQVTQRIALMYLQANESNPNILALAAEARMLHRKN from the coding sequence ATGCTCAATGATGAAGTGACGCTGAGAAAATTAGAAATACTCTGTTCTTTTGTGAGAACGGGTAGTTTAGTAAAGACTGCTGATGAGTTGAAGCTTAGCTCGGTTAGTATTCATAAGGCCTTGCATTCTCTTGAGGTCGGAATAGGTTGTCCGTTATTTATCAAGGAAGGTCGTCATCTCAAAGCCCTTCCTCCCGCAATCTATTTAGCAGAAGCTAGTGTTGATTTGCTAGATGACGTTGATCGTGTTCTCAAAAAAACCAGAGCCAAAGCAGGCGTTGAGAGTAGTCAAATTCGTTTGGGCTCAATGTATTCGCTTACCGCGAATATCATTCCTCGCATCATCATGGGTACCAAAATTCGTAGACCGGATTTGGACATCGATCTGTATTTAGGTTCAAACGAAGATTTGATGAAAAAGCTGACCGAAGGGAATATTGATGCGGTGGTCATTGCGGCGCCTACCAATCACTCTCTCGAGGGGATTGAAATGGTTCCCTTGTTCGAGGATCAATTATTTTTTGCCTCTTCTAAAAATAACAAGCCAATAGAGGGCGATATTGACTTATCCAAGTACGAGTCCGAGAAATTCCTCACGCTACAAGATGGCTTTGCAACTACTTCTGGCTTCTACGATGCCTTTCATTTGGCGGGGTTTAAACCTAACGTTGTGATGAAGGTTGGGGATATCTTCTCTTTGATGAATATGGTCTCTGGTGATATGGGCAGAACCTTGCTACCGGGTAGGGTAAGGGCCTTAATGGGGGATGCTATCGAGTTCACTCCTCTATTGCCGAAATATCAGGTGACCCAACGAATTGCCCTAATGTACCTCCAGGCTAATGAATCAAATCCCAATATTTTGGCTCTAGCGGCTGAAGCCCGCATGTTGCATCGCAAAAACTAA
- the lgt gene encoding prolipoprotein diacylglyceryl transferase translates to MLIHPQFDPAAIRIGSFAIHWYGLMYLMAFAQFLLLGRLRIRAPRYQALGWTYKDLEDLLFAGVLGVVLGGRLGYTLFYMPSFYLSHPLSIFKIWEGGMSFHGGLLGVLVALWWFAKKRKTTFYVVSDLVAPLVPFGLAFGRLGNFINGELWGRPTDLPWAMMFPLVDSMPRHPSQIYQLLGEGILLGIVLWIYASKPRRIGQISGLFLLGYGVCRFLAEYAREPDAFLGLLGLGLSMGQWLCIPMMIFGFYLMRRHSASLIS, encoded by the coding sequence ATGTTGATCCATCCACAGTTTGATCCTGCTGCTATACGGATTGGATCGTTCGCGATTCATTGGTATGGATTAATGTATTTAATGGCTTTTGCTCAATTTTTATTGCTAGGCCGCTTACGCATTCGCGCGCCTCGCTATCAAGCTTTGGGGTGGACCTATAAAGATCTCGAGGATTTATTGTTTGCAGGGGTATTAGGCGTTGTACTTGGGGGTCGCCTGGGTTATACCCTGTTTTATATGCCCAGTTTTTATCTCTCACATCCCTTGAGTATTTTTAAGATCTGGGAAGGTGGTATGTCTTTTCATGGTGGTCTGCTTGGCGTGCTAGTGGCTTTGTGGTGGTTTGCCAAAAAACGCAAGACTACTTTTTATGTAGTGAGTGATTTAGTGGCGCCATTGGTTCCTTTTGGATTGGCGTTTGGGCGCCTAGGCAATTTTATTAATGGCGAACTTTGGGGGAGACCCACTGATCTTCCGTGGGCCATGATGTTCCCATTGGTAGACTCCATGCCGCGTCACCCTTCCCAAATTTATCAATTGTTGGGTGAGGGCATTTTGCTAGGTATCGTGCTTTGGATTTATGCCAGCAAGCCTCGTCGCATTGGACAAATTTCAGGACTTTTTTTGTTGGGGTATGGAGTTTGTCGCTTCTTGGCTGAGTATGCTCGCGAGCCCGATGCATTCTTAGGGCTTCTAGGTCTTGGTCTATCGATGGGTCAGTGGCTCTGCATTCCAATGATGATCTTCGGCTTTTATCTCATGCGCCGACATTCAGCATCTTTAATTTCTTAG
- a CDS encoding DNA polymerase III subunit chi — translation MARIDFHSNVSDKLEYVCRLTRKIWSATQEGQPVRNIVIVGEKADLKKLDELLWTFSGTDFLPHCNIEDEAAAETPIVMTDDFASPALYSVPHADVMIHIGMQMPPNVPALVERFPRIVEVVTINEAERLAGRERFKAYRDLGHELHNFDQSKS, via the coding sequence ATGGCGCGCATCGATTTCCATAGCAATGTCAGCGACAAGCTAGAGTATGTTTGTCGTCTCACTCGAAAAATCTGGAGTGCTACTCAAGAAGGTCAGCCTGTTCGTAATATTGTGATCGTTGGAGAAAAAGCTGATCTCAAAAAGTTAGATGAGCTACTTTGGACTTTTAGCGGTACAGATTTTTTACCCCATTGCAATATTGAAGATGAAGCGGCCGCAGAGACGCCAATAGTGATGACGGATGACTTTGCATCACCAGCATTATATTCAGTGCCTCATGCAGATGTCATGATTCACATTGGGATGCAGATGCCCCCAAATGTGCCTGCTTTGGTAGAGCGATTTCCTCGCATCGTTGAAGTGGTAACCATAAATGAGGCAGAGCGTTTAGCAGGGCGAGAGCGCTTTAAGGCCTATCGTGATTTAGGTCATGAGTTACACAACTTTGATCAATCTAAAAGTTGA
- a CDS encoding leucyl aminopeptidase, whose protein sequence is MTIQFSTKIFPQADLQSTKQLKTSLKSLLNQNTDCLVLGYSKADFDGVAASKPAKSKAGLLAELDLLLGGAVSHAMVLGDLDGKQASICLLRADKSWSANAVKAKRVLLLCMGDLQSSTDRSLTAYAKVARAGLKALSGGSIENALWFAPSFTLSKASEMIAQEVRLTVQYAGDQAYRFGVRQPAMKFKVKDKADAFKHLIFAGNDACAKELKLAVEQGGAIVEGMHLAKDLGNLPPNICTPTYLGKTAQGLAKKTSLKVEVLGLKQIEALGMGSFLSVAKGSDTPPQFIVMRHQGGKAGDAPVVLVGKGITFDTGGISLKPGEAMDEMKYDMCGAASVIGTMYSTALMKLKKNVIGVIPTCENMPSGRATRPGDIVKSMSGQTIEILNTDAEGRLILCDALTYVERFKPKAVIDIATLTGACVIALGHVHSGLFSDDENLVNALTKAGQDSLDTVWRLPLDAAYHEQLKSNFADVANIGGRPAGSVTAACFLSRFTEKYKWAHLDIAGTAWKSGAAKGSTGRPVPLLVNYLLEQK, encoded by the coding sequence ATGACAATTCAATTTAGTACCAAGATTTTCCCTCAGGCTGACCTACAGAGCACAAAACAGCTCAAAACTAGTCTGAAAAGCCTGCTGAATCAAAATACCGATTGTCTCGTTTTGGGCTACTCCAAAGCGGACTTTGATGGAGTGGCAGCGAGCAAACCTGCAAAGTCTAAAGCTGGTCTTTTGGCGGAGCTGGATTTGCTCTTGGGGGGTGCTGTCAGTCATGCCATGGTTCTGGGTGATTTGGATGGCAAGCAAGCGAGCATTTGTTTATTACGCGCAGATAAGTCTTGGTCTGCAAATGCAGTAAAAGCCAAACGGGTTTTATTGCTCTGTATGGGCGATCTGCAATCAAGCACCGATCGTAGTTTGACTGCCTACGCCAAGGTAGCACGCGCAGGATTGAAGGCGTTAAGCGGAGGCTCAATTGAAAACGCTTTGTGGTTTGCTCCAAGCTTCACCTTGTCTAAAGCAAGCGAAATGATCGCACAAGAGGTGCGACTGACAGTTCAATATGCTGGTGATCAAGCTTATCGATTTGGTGTGCGTCAGCCGGCTATGAAATTCAAGGTTAAAGATAAGGCCGATGCATTTAAGCATTTAATCTTTGCCGGCAATGATGCTTGTGCAAAAGAGCTCAAGCTGGCAGTAGAGCAAGGCGGTGCCATCGTAGAAGGCATGCATCTCGCTAAAGACTTAGGTAATTTGCCGCCCAACATTTGTACGCCGACCTATTTAGGTAAGACCGCGCAAGGTTTGGCGAAGAAAACCAGCCTCAAGGTAGAGGTCTTGGGGCTTAAGCAAATAGAGGCTTTGGGCATGGGTTCTTTTTTATCGGTAGCTAAAGGCTCTGATACTCCGCCACAATTTATTGTGATGCGTCACCAGGGTGGCAAAGCAGGAGATGCTCCAGTCGTTTTAGTGGGCAAAGGGATTACCTTTGATACGGGCGGAATTTCTTTGAAGCCCGGCGAAGCTATGGATGAAATGAAGTACGACATGTGCGGTGCTGCTTCTGTGATTGGCACCATGTATTCAACAGCTCTAATGAAGCTCAAGAAAAATGTGATTGGTGTTATACCAACTTGTGAAAACATGCCATCAGGTCGTGCAACTCGCCCAGGCGATATTGTAAAGAGCATGTCTGGCCAGACAATTGAGATTCTTAATACCGACGCTGAAGGTCGCTTGATTTTGTGTGATGCACTGACATATGTAGAGCGCTTTAAACCCAAAGCCGTTATTGACATTGCAACATTAACAGGTGCGTGTGTAATTGCTTTAGGCCATGTGCATAGCGGTTTGTTCTCGGATGATGAGAATCTAGTAAATGCATTAACCAAAGCAGGCCAAGATTCATTGGATACTGTATGGCGCCTGCCTTTGGATGCTGCTTATCACGAGCAACTCAAATCAAACTTTGCTGATGTTGCCAATATCGGCGGACGCCCTGCGGGAAGTGTGACCGCCGCTTGTTTCCTCTCGCGCTTTACTGAGAAATATAAGTGGGCTCACTTAGATATCGCTGGAACTGCTTGGAAGAGTGGTGCCGCCAAGGGTTCTACTGGCCGTCCAGTGCCCCTATTGGTCAATTACTTACTCGAACAAAAGTAA
- the lptF gene encoding LPS export ABC transporter permease LptF, whose protein sequence is MIFKEALRRELSFTTGGVFLVLVTIMVTTLVIRILGYAANGAVNPEDAIVLIALATLGYLAVLLTVSLFVATLIVLVRWYKDSEMIVWFASGLSISNLIRPILQFATPLIIIIALLALFVWPWANRETTLISQRFQQRDDVSMVSAGQFKESARAERVFFIEELDVDKSEVKNIFVADNKNGRLSIAVASTGYIQNSEGGEKSIVLHNGRRYEGQPTQPDFRILEFDDYTTKIRSKETLAPAPRDREKTVTELLNDLNPAALNANRAELLWRIGLPLMALGLVLIAIPLAYVNPRLGNYTAMFYAVLIYLIYSNLLNLTQNFVSQGKFSVFVGIWPIHLLALLIATVLIRNRINPSVKWWRRQLPASLAKK, encoded by the coding sequence ATGATTTTCAAAGAAGCCCTTCGTCGCGAACTAAGCTTTACTACAGGCGGAGTCTTTTTAGTCTTAGTTACCATCATGGTGACCACCTTGGTGATCCGAATCTTGGGGTATGCGGCTAATGGCGCAGTGAATCCCGAAGATGCCATTGTTCTGATTGCTTTGGCTACCCTAGGTTATCTTGCAGTGCTACTCACTGTCTCGCTCTTTGTAGCCACCCTGATTGTTCTAGTGCGTTGGTACAAAGATTCAGAAATGATTGTTTGGTTTGCAAGCGGCCTAAGCATTAGCAATCTCATTCGCCCTATTTTGCAATTTGCTACACCCCTGATCATTATCATTGCGCTACTTGCACTTTTTGTGTGGCCATGGGCTAATCGCGAGACCACACTGATTAGCCAACGCTTTCAGCAGCGTGATGATGTCTCCATGGTGAGCGCTGGTCAATTTAAGGAATCCGCCAGAGCAGAACGCGTCTTCTTTATTGAAGAATTGGATGTTGATAAAAGTGAAGTAAAGAATATTTTTGTGGCGGACAACAAAAATGGGCGCCTGAGCATTGCTGTAGCTTCTACTGGATACATTCAGAACTCTGAAGGCGGTGAGAAATCCATTGTTCTGCACAACGGGCGCCGCTACGAAGGACAACCTACCCAGCCTGACTTTAGGATCCTGGAGTTTGATGACTATACGACCAAGATTAGAAGCAAGGAAACCTTGGCGCCAGCACCACGAGATCGCGAGAAAACCGTCACAGAGTTATTAAATGATCTGAACCCAGCTGCATTGAATGCTAATCGAGCAGAATTACTATGGCGTATTGGTTTACCGCTTATGGCCCTAGGCTTAGTGCTAATTGCCATTCCACTAGCCTATGTCAACCCACGCTTGGGTAACTACACAGCCATGTTCTATGCAGTGCTCATTTATTTGATTTACAGCAACCTACTCAATCTCACTCAAAACTTTGTATCTCAAGGCAAGTTCAGTGTGTTTGTTGGCATTTGGCCCATACATCTGCTGGCGCTCTTAATTGCGACAGTGTTAATCCGCAATCGTATTAATCCTTCTGTGAAATGGTGGCGCCGTCAATTGCCTGCCTCGCTTGCCAAGAAATGA